The following proteins come from a genomic window of Takifugu rubripes chromosome 11, fTakRub1.2, whole genome shotgun sequence:
- the LOC101063587 gene encoding protein FAM57A-like — protein MFYLLFCGAAAFPGLFYAFSKLFKVSFKHWSDADVYSISERLVSAVHAALATTAGIIVVSACDDTMTDTHWLTNGFVLFGAPYMAFDIFAMYVSHYHIHKVKGHPSTYRNHSLDTLKGFLMKEWMLVVHHLSLLIVFLPITLFFRRGLGDFFIGCLFTTEFSTPFISLGKILIQLGLDDTRLHRINGILVLTSFFTCRILVFPFMYWMYGQQFGIPLHRVPFHLPLQCNVGNLAILAPQVYWFILLVKKANRLYQRQKKTKGGGCISNQRTD, from the exons ATGTTTTATCTTCTGTTTTGTGGAGCCGCGGCGTTTCCAGGCCTTTTCTACGCCTTCTCAAAACTTTTTAAAGTGTCTTTTAAACATTGGAGTGATGCCGACGTGTATTCCATCAGTGAAAG ATTGGTTTCAGCCGTCCACGCTGCACTGGCGACCACCGCAGGCATCATTGTTGTTAGCGCCTGTGACGATACGATGACTGACAC tCACTGGTTGACCAATGGGTTTGTATTGTTTGGAGCTCCATATATGGCCTTTGACATCTTCGCCATGTATGTCAGCCACTACCATATtcacaaggtcaaaggtcatcccAGCACCTATAGAAATCATTCTCTTGATACCCTGAAGGGATTTCTAATGAAGGAGTGGATGCTGGTCGTCCATCATTTGTCGCTGCTAATCGTTTTCCTGCCCATCACTTTG TTCTTCAGACGAGGATTGGGCGATTTCTTCATCGGCTGCCTGTTTACAACGGAGTTCAGCACCCCGTTCATTTCCTTAGGAAAGATTCTCATTCAG CTGGGCCTCGATGACACCAGGCTACACCGGATCAACGGCATTTTGGTCCTCACGAGTTTCTTCACGTGCCGCATCCTGGTCTTCCCCTTCATGTACTGGATGTACGGGCAGCAGTTTGGAATTCCCCTGCACAGGGTGCCCTTCCACCTGCCTCTGCAGTGCAACGTGGGTAATCTGGCGATTCTGGCGCCACAGGTTTACTGGTTTATCCTGCTGGTGAAGAAAGCTAACAGACTGTACCagagacagaagaaaacaaagggagGCGGATGCATAAGCAACCAAAGGACAGACTGA